A window of the Pangasianodon hypophthalmus isolate fPanHyp1 chromosome 12, fPanHyp1.pri, whole genome shotgun sequence genome harbors these coding sequences:
- the LOC113527073 gene encoding inactive all-trans-retinol 13,14-reductase, which yields MWLLVVMVCFLVWAVGTYWYLFGKPSPFSVESVRPPGPLELDQKKRHKILKQGFRKEKVPENLDAIVIGSGIGGMTAAATLAKLGKRVLVLEQHDQAGGCCHTFTEKGFEFDVGLHYIGQLHENSLFKIVMDQITEGQLQFVELDKHIDTIVIGSGEKSRKYTIYSGKTEMEEHLKEQFPDDTKAVEEFFKIMKMSARNTHLLAALKLIPQWVALFLLKSGIANLCSSIFRLVGTNATAVADSLTSNKDLHIIFYYLFYGVPPKESSCVINALLLHHYKRGAYYPKGGASEIPFHITKVIQKFGGRVLVRAPVNRILVDNKGAAYGVTVKQDQEDVEVRAPVIISNCGVFNTFQKLLPSHIQSKPEIQKRLNMMRPGRGCLLVFSGFDATQEELGINSNNTWLFKSNDMDVMMDEFFSMGKDEAPDNVPMIHFTFPSAKDPTSKIRHPGKSCMTILTVVNYEWFEEWKDTPVRKRGDDYLAYKMRFAHNLFDWACSQYPKLRDKLVYQEVSTPLSNTHYLGRYLGAMYSAEQNLERFQAEAIARNRCDTPVKNLFISGQDVFSCGIEGALHGGLLCASTVLKHIVYIDLLMLKKKLKRKKARETAERVKKLL from the exons ATGTGGTtgctggtggtgatggtgtgttttttggtttgggCTGTCGGTACTTACTGGTACCTCTTTGGCAAACCGAGCCCTTTCTCAGTGGAGTCAGTTAGACCTCCGGGTCCATTAGAGCTGGACCAGAAGAAGAGACACAAAATTCTGAAGCAAG GCTTCAGGAAAGAAAAGGTTCCCGAGAATCTGGATGCCATCGTGATTGGCAGTGGCATCGGTGGCATGACAGCAGCAGCTACACTGGCCAAACTGGGCAAGAGAGTGCTCGTGCTGGAGCAGCATGACCAGGCTGGAGGCTGCTGCCACACTTTCACTGAGAAAGGATTCGAGTTTGACGTAG GACTACATTACATTGGTCAGCTACATGAGAACAGTCTGTTTAAGATCGTCATGGACCAGATCACAGAAGGACAACTACAGTTTGTGGAACTGGACAAGCACATTGACACTATAGTGATAGGTAGCGGAGAGAAAAGCAGGAAGTACACAATCTACAGCGGCAAAACTGAGATGGAGGAGCATCTGAAGGAGCAGTTCCCTGATGATACCAAAGCTGTAGAGGAGTTCTTCAAGATCATGAAG aTGTCAGCCAGGAACACACATCTTTTGGCTGCACTAAAGCTGATTCCTCAGTGGGTGGCACTGTTCCTGCTTAAGAGTGGCATTGCCAACCTCTGCTCCTCCATCTTTCGCCTTGTAGGCACTAATGCCACTGCAGTTGCTGACAGTCTGACCTCCAACAAGGACCTCCACATAATCTTCTACTATCTTTTCTATG GCGTTCCACCCAAAGAGTCCAGCTGTGTGATTAATGCTTTGCTGTTGCACCACTACAAGCGTGGAGCGTACTACCCAAAAGGTGGCGCCAGTGAAATCCCATTCCACATCACTAAGGTCATCCAGAAATTTGGCGGACGCGTGCTGGTCCGTGCTCCTGTAAATCGCATCCTGGTTGACAATAAGGGAGCTGCATATG GCGTCACTGTGAAACAAGACCAAGAGGATGTGGAAGTGCGGGCTCCTGTTATCATCTCCAACTGTGGAGTCTTCAACACCTTCCAGAAACTTCTTCCATCACATATACAATCCAAACCAG AGATTCAGAAGCGGCTGAATATGATGAGACCTGGACGAGGATGCCTTTTAGTGTTCTCAGGTTTCGATGCCACACAGGAGGAACTGGGCATCAATTCTAACAACACGTGGCTCTTTAAGTCTAACGATATGGATGTCAT GATGGATGAGTTCTTCAGTATGGGGAAGGACGAAGCTCCAGATAACGTTCCCATGATTCACTTTACGTTTCCATCTGCCAAAGATCCCACGTCGAAGATCCGTCACCCAG gTAAATCTTGCATGACCATTCTGACAGTGGTTAATTATGAATGGTTTGAAGAGTGGAAGGACACTCCAGTGAGAAAAAGAGGGGATGACTATTTAGCGTACAAGATGAGATTTGCCCACAATCTCTTTGACTGGGCCTGCAGCCAGTACCCCAAACTGAGAGACAAG CTGGTATATCAGGAGGTCTCCACTCCGttgtctaacacacactatcTTGGTCGTTACCTCGGAGCCATGTACTCAGCTGAGCAGAACTTGGAGCGCTTCCAAGCAGAAGCCATCGCCAGAAATCGTTGTGATACCCCTGTCAAAAATCTCTTCATTTCAG GTCAGGATGTGTTTAGCTGTGGTATTGAAGGTGCATTACACGGTGGCCTTCTCTGTGCCTCCACGGTGCTCAAACACATTGTGTACATCGACCTCTTGATGCTAAAGAAGAAACTGAAGAGGAAGAAGGCGAGGGAAACTGCTGAACGGGTCAAAAAGCTGCTGTGA
- the gngt2b gene encoding guanine nucleotide-binding protein G(I)/G(S)/G(O) subunit gamma-T2b, which translates to MARDMSDKDIMKMELEQLQKEVNTPRTAMSTTAPELVSFIEAQSAEDPLIKGVPEDKNPFKEKGGCVIT; encoded by the exons ATGGCTCGGGACATGTCTGATAAGGACATCATGAAAATGGAGCTGGAGCAGCTGCAGAAAGAAGTTAACACCCCCCGGACTGCA ATGTCTACAACTGCCCCAGAGCTTGTCTCCTTCATCGAGGCCCAGTCTGCAGAAGACCCCTTAATCAAGGGAGTTCCTGAAGACAAGAACCCCTTTAAAGAGAAAGGAGGTTGTGTTATTACATAG